The DNA sequence GGAACACCTTTtgtggcctcagtggaagaagatgcaccAAGTACTGCAGAGCCTTGATGTGCCAGGGAAGAGATAAAATTTGGAGGGCCCTCCACCATTTCAAAGGAGATGTGAAGGGGGATACAGCAGGAACTCTGTGAGGGTATCTGGGGGACAGCAtcaggatgtaaattgaataaacatatttttaaaatcccaagGATATCTAATAGGAAATGTGAGAATAAAAAAAGGCAGAAGTTGTATTCAACTCAATATTGTATTTTGGAAAATAGTTGTTACTTTTTGTAAACATTCTCTTCttatgtacttttttgtttttttttttttttgtctttcgagacagggtttctctgtatagccctggctgtcctggaactcactctgtagaccaggctggccttgaactcagaaattcacctgcctttgcctcccaagtgctggaattaaaggtgtgcaccaccacgcctgtaGTATTTTCTTAATATGTTTGATGAAGCAGATTTCACAAAATTAGAGGTTTAAATGTGATGAAGATTGGTTGACACAATCCACACAATCATGATTCACTCTAAGCAACATTCTCTTTGTCAGCCATTGTAGACATCCTGACATTAAAATTGGTGAGTCTTACTGAGTCAATGGTCTATCACATTGACTCAGAAGAGCATTTTGTTCATGGCTAGGAGTTCAAGCATCAAGGTAAACAACTTGTCTTACCACACACTGCACTTATGATCCCACGCCCCAGAGCTAGATCTGAGCTGGCGATTCAGGGCCCTAGGGACTGCTCTTACAGGAGTTCATCTTTCCATGCCTCAAAGCAAACACAGTTTATCACTACCATTGGGATTTCTTAGAGAAGCCAATCAGCCTCCTCCTTATCAAGATTATAAAATGAATACCTACTAGCAGAAACTCTGTCTGAACTCACCAAGAAGATGAAGAACTTTGAATCCCAGCCTCTCCTCTTGCTGTTCATGGTCACCTTGGTCATTGCAAAGCATTCAAATGGTGAGTGTGGGAATTTGAAGGAAAAGGACCAAACATGGGGAATTAAAGGGACTTTATCCCTGGGGTTGCAGTAACTAGGAAGCATTTCTCTTCCCTAACCCAGCAAGAATTTCTGTTCCCTTCTCCATTTTGCATCCTGCCCCTTGCTCCCTACCTTCCTTGGGAATAGGCCTGTGGACTGGCATTGGCTCTTAGGTGAAGAGTGGAGATTTAAAGACCCACTTCCCCTAGGTTCACACACTCTGAGATTTGTGTCCACCTTCTTCTCATGGCCTCGGCATCTGGATCCGCAGTTTATCCTTCTCATCTATGTGGATGAAACACTGATCATGGGATTCAACAGTATATCAGAGAGTCAGAGGATGGAGAGTCGGGTACCATGGTTGAATGAGCTAAATGCAGAGTTTTGGGAGTTTGCAACACAGGGTgccctgaaagaaaaaaacttgaTGGCAGAAATTATGAACAAATTGCTTCACATCTACAATGATAGCATGGCTGGTGAGTAAACCCCAAGCAGAAATTCCAAACATCAAGCTGCCCATGTGTTTGCTCCTATGTGCTACATCCAGGCTTTATACCCAGAAAATGTGACCAATGGTTACTATGCTGCAGAAAGCTCAGTCACTGACTTGGGTTTCTGTGCAGTTTAAATCCAAGTTCAAATCCATTAGGAAAAGTCACATGGGCTGGGCAACCCACTGAAGATTCACACCAAGTAACATGCCCTGTACAAGTGGCTGAGAGTGAGGTCTTTTCCAGGATATCACATAATCCAGGAAACGTATGGCTGCCAAGTCAAGCAGAGAATGTACTTCAGTCACGCCTTCATGGAATTAGTATTAGATACACATGATTACATCACACTGAATGAGGATCTGCAAACATGGAGAGCGGTTGGCAAGGCAGCTGAGATACTTAAGGAAGTGTTTGAGAAAGTAAATCTTGTAAAGTCATCGAGGTCTTTCCTGctgggtgcatgtgtggaggggCTCCTTCACTACCTGAACTTTGGGAAGAAGTATTTGCTGAGAACAGGTAAGGACAGAAACTGCCCCATCTGCTCTGAGATTGTAGctcctttcccttgatgatgcttTCCTCCTCAGCAGAAAGCAGCTGGAATGCCAACTCAGTCTTGCATCAAAGTGAGAAGTGTGCTTCTGGTTTTCTGCATTCAACTAGACAGAGTAACTCTCCAGAGAGCTAAGGCTTCTCTCAGCACAATTCAGTCTGTGAATTAAGCAGCAGTTCCTTCCACTTGCATTGTTTACCAGGGCCACACTCAAACCTATTCATGGTCCATGCACAGTGTCTTGTCCTCTGAGGTCTGACCATGGTCTTTCTCAGTATTTCATCTCAAACCCATCAAAACCTAAAATCCATATCACTAGGTGAAGATACAGCATCTCTTGCTGTGTGCTGGCTCATGTTGATTCTGAAACTTTCCCAGGAATAGATTGCTGCATCCATTTCCTGTGTTTACACTGCTCTGTGAGGTTGACACCTCTTCTTCAAGCTAACTCTCCTGTCCATTCACAGAAAGATACATGAGCATTGATGAATGTCTAGGAAGAATGACAAATGTCTTAAATTTCCAATTGTTTCCCTCAGACACCCCTAAAATACACATGACCTATAAGATCAGACCAGATAGGAAAATCACCCTGAGGTGCTGGGCCTTCAACTTCTACCCATCTGAAATCACCCTAACCTGGCAGAGGGATGGAAGCAACCAGACCCAGGACATGGAGGTGGTAGAGACCAGGCCTTCTGGTGATGGAACTTTTCAGAAATGGGCAGCTGTGGTGGTCTCTTCTGGAGAAGAGCATAGATACACATGCCATGTAAATCATGAGGGTCTATCTGAGCCTGTCACCCTGAGATGGGGTAAGGATGGGGAGTGAGCACCGAGACCATTTAGAGGGGGTGGGAGTCTAGAGGGACAAATGGAAAACGGTCAAGACAGAGAGCTGCATGTCAGACTCTCAcactcttttctttcatttccaccCAAGATCCTCCTGAACCCACCATCCCCTTCATGCCTATGATTATTGCTCTGGTTCTTGGGGCTCTGCTTATGGGAGCAGTGATGACTTTTCTTATATGGAAGAGAAGGACTAGAGGTAAGAAAGGGTCATGGTCTTAATTCATGTATCTATGGAAATAACAAGCCCAAGCTGTGGGAAGCCCTTAAACATGGCAGCAGATTTCATCCACATAACTTCAGTTCATAAGGGTAGATGTGCTGAGAGTACCTCCTCTGtgaatcataaagaaaataataaagagaattattattattaatattaatattctttccAGAGCCTCCTGAGCCCACAATTCCCTTCAGGGTAAGAGAACTTTCTCTCAGCTCTAAGATATCAGAGGGACATTCCTTATTTTGCATAAACTTCCAGGGTTCTAGATATCACATTTCATAGACAGGTTTCCATCTTGATTATATTGATCTGGAGACACAGTTCTGAACACTTATCTGAGATAAAGTCCAGGAGATCTCCGTAGGCCATCTTCACCCTgctgcctccatggcctctaatATAAGGTCTTACTTCCAGTTTAAACAGGAAACAGCTATGTCCAACTTATCCTGTAATATGAGTTGTGACTCATCTATGGGAAACATATTGATATAGGTAAGAGCTCactcagttttgttttccttgccACAGGGAGGTGAAATTCCTTTGATGCACAGTTTTTGGTTACAGCATTAAATAGTAACACCCTAAAGGGCCTCTTGTGCACCCgtgagagggacagaggagagaatCTTGAGGGATTGGGACTCCTGGGATTGGGTCTCAATTGAGTGAGTGAGGAGCTGTTGTCTATGTCACCATTTAATGATACatatctgtgtttcttctttattctttttacctACAGGTTAAGACAGATGTGGTCCAGAGCCATTAAACACTGTTtctggcttctcctcccattgtgCCTTCTCTTTCCACATCTGACTGTGACTATGTGTCTGTCTACTCTGAGCACACTGTAAGCAGTTTATCAGCAGGAAAAAGCCTTATCTTGACTCTTACTGTGTATATTCCCCAGTCATCTCTCATATTCCCACACAGGCAGGGCTGGGAAACCTCCATCCCTGATTGGAATTTCACTTTTCCCAATATAGCATTCCATGCTTCTGTCtttacttatttgcttttgtttgtgcaACTTCTTGGCAGATTGTGTGATTGACTGATATCCTAAAAATGAGTAAAACTTGATGGAAAAATAAATCTCAGAATCTTATGAAATTTCTGTATGCTGTGCTAAATCGCTTGCCTGTATGGCATTGGTTGCATTGTGGAGTCAAGGGAGCCCTGGGCTGTTTACCCTTGCTGCTGGTTCCACCTGGGCTTTCACATTGTCCCTTTCCTCCTGAATAATTTTCCTATGTCCTAATACCAATCTTCTAGTGCACCTGTTCCTCTGGGTCATGTGATCCAAAAGTCTCAGGAATTTTTCAGCCTCGTCCA is a window from the Mus caroli unplaced genomic scaffold, CAROLI_EIJ_v1.1 scaffold_19892_1, whole genome shotgun sequence genome containing:
- the LOC110287975 gene encoding H-2 class I histocompatibility antigen, Q10 alpha chain-like isoform X2; its protein translation is MKNFESQPLLLLFMVTLVIAKHSNGSHTLRFVSTFFSWPRHLDPQFILLIYVDETLIMGFNSISESQRMESRVPWLNELNAEFWEFATQGALKEKNLMAEIMNKLLHIYNDSMAGYHIIQETYGCQVKQRMYFSHAFMELVLDTHDYITLNEDLQTWRAVGKAAEILKEVFEKVNLVKSSRSFLLGACVEGLLHYLNFGKKYLLRTDPPEPTIPFMPMIIALVLGALLMGAVMTFLIWKRRTRG
- the LOC110287975 gene encoding class I histocompatibility antigen, Gogo-A*0501 alpha chain-like isoform X1; its protein translation is MKNFESQPLLLLFMVTLVIAKHSNGSHTLRFVSTFFSWPRHLDPQFILLIYVDETLIMGFNSISESQRMESRVPWLNELNAEFWEFATQGALKEKNLMAEIMNKLLHIYNDSMAGYHIIQETYGCQVKQRMYFSHAFMELVLDTHDYITLNEDLQTWRAVGKAAEILKEVFEKVNLVKSSRSFLLGACVEGLLHYLNFGKKYLLRTDTPKIHMTYKIRPDRKITLRCWAFNFYPSEITLTWQRDGSNQTQDMEVVETRPSGDGTFQKWAAVVVSSGEEHRYTCHVNHEGLSEPVTLRWDPPEPTIPFMPMIIALVLGALLMGAVMTFLIWKRRTRGKKGSWS